Proteins encoded within one genomic window of Formosa agariphila KMM 3901:
- a CDS encoding O-antigen ligase family protein — translation MKYIIAFLIILFASFTDIFLSQIGIIPVEPAYFLIPLFFVLCLLRYHLKELTQVFKTHTFKLLFIFLLFSIIYTSFSSAPIDTIITEITLNIITILIYIFTVQFFRSENKKIIFAVFFISFLILSSSIWYDLFFGLPKHTQALEDLVRKGGFGANPNRAAAGLKFLSLGALYFLQRNNLKRNMFILVMVASVFITFSRGGLVSILFIIILGYTNNWDTKFNINFQKLMKNTFKMIMVLASLYIGLLVFADYIKEKFPIYAAGSAGERLDYLLGKGDSTTLSDDVGSGNGRGDLVIKFANEFMSHPLGQGTAYSSDIRIFPQNTHNFYLFIGVNYGFIVLIIYLIYLLYSLKLSFTSNNFFYFILVLLLLFEGIVSHYFLYIRAVIICIAFFDSVIIFKQKEDYQQNFIEKL, via the coding sequence ATGAAGTATATAATAGCTTTTCTTATTATCCTATTTGCATCATTTACTGATATTTTTTTATCTCAAATAGGTATTATACCTGTAGAACCCGCTTATTTTTTAATTCCATTATTTTTTGTATTATGTCTTTTAAGATATCATTTAAAGGAGCTTACTCAAGTTTTCAAAACACATACCTTTAAATTACTTTTTATTTTCTTATTATTTTCAATAATATATACTTCTTTTTCTTCCGCCCCAATCGATACTATAATTACTGAGATAACTTTAAATATAATTACAATACTTATTTATATTTTTACAGTCCAGTTTTTCAGATCAGAAAACAAAAAAATTATTTTTGCAGTTTTCTTTATATCATTCTTAATACTTTCTTCTAGCATATGGTATGATCTTTTCTTTGGATTACCTAAACACACTCAAGCTCTTGAAGACCTTGTAAGAAAAGGAGGGTTTGGTGCAAATCCAAATCGGGCCGCTGCTGGTTTAAAATTTTTATCTCTTGGTGCCCTATATTTTTTACAGAGAAATAATCTAAAACGTAATATGTTTATTTTGGTAATGGTTGCTTCTGTATTTATTACTTTTTCTAGGGGAGGTTTAGTTTCCATACTTTTCATAATTATTTTAGGCTATACAAATAATTGGGATACGAAATTCAACATAAACTTTCAAAAGCTTATGAAAAACACATTTAAAATGATAATGGTTCTTGCGAGTTTATATATTGGTCTTTTAGTATTTGCAGACTATATAAAAGAAAAGTTTCCGATTTATGCCGCAGGATCTGCGGGGGAGCGATTAGACTATTTATTAGGAAAAGGTGATAGCACGACTCTTTCTGACGATGTTGGCTCTGGTAATGGAAGAGGTGATTTAGTTATAAAATTTGCTAATGAATTTATGTCCCACCCCTTAGGACAGGGGACTGCTTATAGTTCTGATATTAGAATATTTCCTCAAAACACTCACAACTTTTATCTGTTTATAGGTGTAAACTATGGGTTTATTGTTTTAATTATATATCTTATTTATTTACTTTATAGTTTAAAACTTTCATTTACATCGAATAACTTTTTTTATTTCATTTTAGTACTGTTATTACTATTTGAAGGTATTGTTTCGCACTATTTTCTATATATAAGGGCTGTTATAATATGTATTGCATTTTTTGACAGTGTTATTATTTTTAAACAAAAAGAAGATTATCAACAAAATTTTATTGAAAAATTATAA
- a CDS encoding T9SS type A sorting domain-containing protein → MIADAGDNQTICEGETVTLTASGGRSYKWSNGATSSSISVSPHTTTTYSVEVSEDGVSDTAEVTVNVNALPVANAGANKTIDQGESITLSASDGTRYIWNTGETTQNITVSPNQTKTYTVEVFNAGDCSDSDQVTVTVNANKVEVIADAGDNQTICEGETVTLTASGGTSYKWSNGATSSSISVSPNTTTTYSVEVSEDGVSDTAEVTVNVNALPVANAGANKIIDQGESITLSASGGTRYIWNTGETTQNITVSPNQTKTYTVEVFNEGDCSDKDQVTVTVNANKVEVIADAGDNQTICEGETVTLTASGGTSYKWSNGSTSSSISVSPHTTTTYSVDVSEDGVSDTAEVTVNVNALPVANAGIDQTIEDGETVTLSASGGTGYLWSSGETTKNITVSPNVTTIYTVTVYNASGCSSTDDIMVTVEAFKVEDTEVEPLDFEFSMYPNPATDVLNLKIAGLEDNTPVRIYDMSGKLLYNEVIASDGSLMHETLDVSRYPKGVYLISIQRRGVPITKKLILQ, encoded by the coding sequence GTGATAGCCGATGCCGGAGACAATCAAACGATTTGTGAAGGTGAGACGGTTACACTTACCGCTAGCGGCGGAAGAAGTTATAAGTGGAGTAACGGAGCAACATCCTCATCAATTTCAGTATCACCACATACAACAACAACCTATAGCGTTGAAGTTTCAGAAGACGGCGTTTCAGATACTGCAGAAGTGACTGTAAATGTTAATGCTTTACCAGTTGCTAATGCTGGCGCTAACAAAACAATTGATCAAGGTGAAAGCATCACCTTATCAGCGTCAGACGGAACACGATATATTTGGAATACCGGTGAGACAACTCAAAATATCACTGTATCACCAAATCAGACTAAAACCTATACTGTTGAAGTTTTCAACGCAGGCGACTGTTCAGATTCAGACCAAGTTACTGTTACTGTAAATGCAAATAAAGTTGAAGTGATAGCCGATGCCGGAGACAATCAAACGATTTGTGAAGGTGAAACGGTAACACTTACAGCTAGCGGTGGAACAAGTTACAAGTGGAGTAACGGAGCAACATCATCCTCAATTTCAGTATCACCAAATACAACAACAACCTATAGCGTTGAAGTTTCAGAAGACGGCGTTTCAGATACTGCAGAAGTGACTGTAAATGTAAATGCATTACCAGTTGCCAATGCTGGCGCTAATAAAATAATTGATCAAGGTGAAAGCATCACTTTATCAGCGTCAGGCGGAACACGTTATATTTGGAATACCGGTGAAACAACTCAAAATATCACTGTATCACCAAATCAGACAAAAACCTATACTGTTGAAGTTTTCAACGAAGGCGACTGTTCAGATAAAGACCAAGTTACTGTTACTGTAAATGCAAATAAAGTTGAAGTGATAGCCGATGCCGGAGATAATCAAACGATTTGTGAAGGCGAGACGGTTACACTTACCGCTAGCGGCGGAACAAGTTATAAATGGAGTAACGGATCAACATCATCCTCAATTTCAGTATCACCACATACCACAACAACCTATAGTGTTGACGTTTCAGAAGACGGCGTATCGGATACTGCAGAAGTGACTGTAAATGTAAATGCTTTACCAGTTGCTAATGCTGGAATCGATCAAACTATCGAAGACGGTGAAACAGTAACTTTAAGTGCCTCTGGAGGTACTGGTTATTTATGGAGTTCAGGAGAAACTACCAAAAATATTACTGTAAGTCCAAATGTAACTACAATTTATACTGTTACAGTATATAATGCTAGTGGTTGTTCTAGTACAGATGATATTATGGTAACTGTTGAAGCCTTTAAAGTTGAAGATACAGAAGTAGAGCCATTAGATTTTGAATTCAGTATGTATCCGAATCCTGCAACAGATGTTTTAAATTTAAAAATTGCAGGTTTAGAAGATAATACTCCTGTTAGAATTTACGATATGTCTGGTAAACTACTGTATAATGAAGTTATTGCTTCTGATGGAAGCTTGATGCACGAAACTTTAGATGTGTCTAGATATCCTAAAGGGGTTTATTTAATA
- a CDS encoding serine O-acetyltransferase: MITSKKLYNLYLIADKKALNISSNSITDKLKNSLFPSPNWKFQKLLRKLEYHNNCKNKGVYKIYYIYLKYKYRNLSQKLGFSIPINVFGPGLSIVHYGTIVVNSAAKVGKNCRIHVCTNIGASGGSSKAPQIGDNVYIAPGAKIYGDITIANNTAIGANAVVNKSFIEENMMIAGNPAKAIKKIDINRVIQYIDTN, from the coding sequence ATGATTACCTCTAAAAAATTATATAATTTATATTTAATTGCTGATAAAAAAGCGCTCAATATATCTTCTAATTCTATAACAGATAAATTAAAGAATTCTTTATTTCCTAGTCCCAACTGGAAATTTCAAAAACTTTTACGAAAGCTAGAATATCATAATAACTGTAAAAATAAAGGTGTTTATAAAATTTATTATATTTATTTAAAATACAAATACCGTAACCTTTCTCAGAAATTAGGATTTTCAATACCTATAAACGTTTTTGGACCAGGTTTATCTATAGTTCATTATGGAACTATAGTAGTTAACAGTGCTGCCAAAGTTGGAAAGAATTGTAGAATTCATGTATGTACTAATATTGGAGCATCAGGCGGGTCTAGTAAAGCTCCACAAATTGGAGACAATGTATATATAGCTCCTGGTGCCAAAATTTATGGTGATATTACTATAGCTAATAATACTGCTATCGGAGCAAATGCTGTTGTAAATAAATCATTTATTGAAGAAAACATGATGATTGCCGGTAATCCAGCTAAAGCAATAAAAAAAATTGATATAAATAGAGTAATTCAATATATAGATACCAATTAA
- a CDS encoding flippase, whose protein sequence is MDQLKLYYQKFKIYITNSIWVVLSLVIRTLITIFIVSKIAKLLGATEFGWYNLGISIFTILYSFSTLGFGYSFLIKYLSNKNYNKEEIIGTALLSRLVVSSLIIILLSSYIFFYQTDSHYWAVVIASLSIIFQSSEVITTYFQYKMKANIYVPITLVTLIIESVLLIAGIYYELGLIYFITIYSLERLFILIGLLIFLNFEIKLKSLSFDKRLLRKLLIQSWPLLLGALLTAIYARFDQVLIKHFLTAYDLGLYGTSIILSQIWYVIPSLIIPIIFPKIADLKTQTNKKKYYDLIFTLYGILNYLAMGIIVFIYIFGKYIILYLYGIEYIESFDILKILCLNLIISFQSNLTTNLMIVENEENYLFKIKFIGVISNILLNILFLSTMGVKFAAYSLILSSFLSWILMSVFNKKMLELLKLNLKSYLIPLHYKQVLTSFK, encoded by the coding sequence ATGGATCAACTAAAACTGTACTATCAGAAATTTAAAATTTATATAACCAACTCTATTTGGGTTGTATTGAGTTTAGTCATTAGAACATTAATAACTATTTTCATTGTATCTAAAATTGCCAAATTATTAGGAGCAACAGAATTTGGTTGGTATAATTTAGGGATATCTATTTTCACAATATTATATTCTTTTTCTACACTAGGATTTGGATATTCCTTTTTAATAAAGTACCTGTCAAATAAGAATTATAATAAAGAAGAAATAATAGGTACGGCTTTACTTTCAAGATTAGTCGTTTCCTCTCTTATTATCATATTACTATCTTCCTATATATTTTTTTATCAAACAGATTCCCATTATTGGGCTGTGGTTATAGCTAGTTTATCAATAATATTTCAATCGTCAGAAGTAATTACCACGTATTTTCAATATAAAATGAAAGCAAACATATATGTTCCTATTACACTAGTTACACTTATAATTGAATCTGTTCTACTAATAGCAGGTATTTATTATGAGCTTGGTTTAATTTATTTTATAACTATTTATTCTCTAGAAAGATTATTTATATTAATCGGTTTATTAATTTTTTTAAATTTTGAAATAAAACTAAAATCTCTCAGTTTCGACAAAAGGTTGTTAAGAAAATTACTTATACAATCTTGGCCTTTATTACTAGGAGCTTTATTAACAGCTATTTACGCGAGGTTTGACCAGGTATTAATAAAACACTTCCTAACCGCTTATGATTTAGGATTATATGGAACTAGTATAATTCTTTCTCAAATTTGGTATGTAATCCCCTCACTAATTATTCCAATTATTTTTCCTAAAATTGCGGATTTAAAAACCCAAACAAATAAAAAGAAATATTATGATTTGATTTTCACACTTTACGGAATTTTAAATTATTTAGCAATGGGAATAATTGTTTTTATTTACATTTTTGGAAAATATATAATTCTTTATCTTTATGGTATAGAGTATATTGAAAGCTTTGACATATTAAAGATATTATGTCTCAATTTAATAATTTCCTTTCAAAGTAATTTAACAACTAATTTAATGATTGTGGAAAACGAAGAAAATTATTTATTCAAAATAAAATTTATTGGTGTTATATCTAATATTTTATTAAACATCCTCTTCTTATCTACAATGGGCGTTAAGTTTGCAGCTTATTCCTTAATTTTATCATCTTTTTTATCTTGGATTTTAATGTCTGTATTTAATAAAAAAATGTTAGAATTATTAAAACTAAATCTTAAATCATATTTAATCCCACTTCATTATAAGCAAGTTTTAACTAGCTTTAAATAA